From Ictidomys tridecemlineatus isolate mIctTri1 chromosome 2, mIctTri1.hap1, whole genome shotgun sequence, the proteins below share one genomic window:
- the Hpd gene encoding 4-hydroxyphenylpyruvate dioxygenase isoform X1: MTTYTDKGAKPERGRFLHFHSVTFWVGNAKQAASFYCSKMGFEPLAYRGLETGSRQVVSHVVKQGKIVFVFSSALNPWNKEMGDHLVKHGDGVKDVAFEVEDCDYIVQKARERGAKVVREPWVEEDKFGKVKFAVLQTYGDTTHTLVEKTNYTGRFLPGFEAPLLKDSLLPKLPKCGLEIIDHIVGNQPDQEMLSASEWYLRNLQFHRFWSVDDTQVHTEYSSLRSIVVTNYEETIKMPINEPAMGRKKSQIQEYVDYNGGAGVQHIALKTQDIITAIRSLRDRGLEFLSVPSTYYKQLRENLKTAKIRVKESIDVLEELKILVDYDEKGYLLQIFTKPMQDRPTLFLEVIQRHNHQGFGAGNFNSLFKAFEEEQAIRGNLTDLETNGEVSGM; the protein is encoded by the exons ATG aCGACCTATACTGACAAAGGAGCAAAG CCTGAGAGAGGCCGATTCCTTCACTTCCACTCTGTGACCTTCTGGGTTGGCAACGCAAAGCAG GCTGCCTCCTTCTACTGCAGCAAGATGGGCTTCGAGCCACTAGCCTACAGGGGCCTGGAGACGGGCTCCCGGCAGGTGGTCAGCCATGTGGTCAAGCAAGGAAAG ATTGTGTTTGTCTTCTCCTCTGCACTCAACCCCTGGAATAAAG AGATGGGCGACCACCTGGTGAAACACGGGGATGGCGTGAAAGACGTGGCTTTCGAGGTAGAAGACTGTGACTACATCGTGCAG AAAGCCCGAGAACGGGGGGCCAAGGTAGTGcgggagccctgggtggaggaAGACAAATTTGGGAAGGTGAAGTTTGCTGTGCTGCAGACG TATGGGGACACCACACACACTCTGGTGGAGAAGACAAACTACACCGGCCGGTTCTTACCTGGATTCGAGGCCCCCCTGCTCAAGGACTCCCTGCTTCCCAAGCT ACCCAAGTGTGGTCTCGAGATCATCGATCACATTGTAGGAAATCAGCCTGATCAGGAGATGCTGTCTGCCTCAGAATG GTACCTGAGGAACCTACAGTTCCATCGCTTCTGGTCTGTGGATGACACACAAGTGCACACAGAGTACAGCTCTCTGCGCTCCATTGTGGTGACCAACTATGAGGAGACCATCAAGATGCCCATTAATGAACCTGCAATGGGCAGGAAGAAATCCCAGATCCAG GAATATGTGGACTATAATGGGGGAGCTGGAGTCCAGCACATTGCCCTGAAGACCCAGGACATCATCACAGCG ATTCGTAGCCTGAGAGACCGAGGCCTGGAGTTCTTGAGTGTTCCGTCAACCTACTACAAGCAACTTCGGGAGAATCTCAAGACAGCCAAGATCCGGGTGAAGGAGAGCATTGACGTGCTGGAG GAGCTGAAAATCCTGGTGGATTATGATGAGAAAGGCTACCTCCTGCAGATCTTCACCAAACCTATGCAGGACAGGCCTACACTCTTCCTGGAAGTCATCCAGCGCCACAACCACCAG GGTTTTGGAGCTGGCAACTTCAACTCGCTGTTCAAGGCTTTCGAGGAGGAGCAGGCGATCCGAGGCAACCTCACAGATCTGGAGACAAACGGGGAGGTGTCCGGCATGTAG
- the Hpd gene encoding 4-hydroxyphenylpyruvate dioxygenase isoform X2 codes for MTTYTDKGAKPERGRFLHFHSVTFWVGNAKQAASFYCSKMGFEPLAYRGLETGSRQVVSHVVKQGKIVFVFSSALNPWNKEMGDHLVKHGDGVKDVAFEVEDCDYIVQYGDTTHTLVEKTNYTGRFLPGFEAPLLKDSLLPKLPKCGLEIIDHIVGNQPDQEMLSASEWYLRNLQFHRFWSVDDTQVHTEYSSLRSIVVTNYEETIKMPINEPAMGRKKSQIQEYVDYNGGAGVQHIALKTQDIITAIRSLRDRGLEFLSVPSTYYKQLRENLKTAKIRVKESIDVLEELKILVDYDEKGYLLQIFTKPMQDRPTLFLEVIQRHNHQGFGAGNFNSLFKAFEEEQAIRGNLTDLETNGEVSGM; via the exons ATG aCGACCTATACTGACAAAGGAGCAAAG CCTGAGAGAGGCCGATTCCTTCACTTCCACTCTGTGACCTTCTGGGTTGGCAACGCAAAGCAG GCTGCCTCCTTCTACTGCAGCAAGATGGGCTTCGAGCCACTAGCCTACAGGGGCCTGGAGACGGGCTCCCGGCAGGTGGTCAGCCATGTGGTCAAGCAAGGAAAG ATTGTGTTTGTCTTCTCCTCTGCACTCAACCCCTGGAATAAAG AGATGGGCGACCACCTGGTGAAACACGGGGATGGCGTGAAAGACGTGGCTTTCGAGGTAGAAGACTGTGACTACATCGTGCAG TATGGGGACACCACACACACTCTGGTGGAGAAGACAAACTACACCGGCCGGTTCTTACCTGGATTCGAGGCCCCCCTGCTCAAGGACTCCCTGCTTCCCAAGCT ACCCAAGTGTGGTCTCGAGATCATCGATCACATTGTAGGAAATCAGCCTGATCAGGAGATGCTGTCTGCCTCAGAATG GTACCTGAGGAACCTACAGTTCCATCGCTTCTGGTCTGTGGATGACACACAAGTGCACACAGAGTACAGCTCTCTGCGCTCCATTGTGGTGACCAACTATGAGGAGACCATCAAGATGCCCATTAATGAACCTGCAATGGGCAGGAAGAAATCCCAGATCCAG GAATATGTGGACTATAATGGGGGAGCTGGAGTCCAGCACATTGCCCTGAAGACCCAGGACATCATCACAGCG ATTCGTAGCCTGAGAGACCGAGGCCTGGAGTTCTTGAGTGTTCCGTCAACCTACTACAAGCAACTTCGGGAGAATCTCAAGACAGCCAAGATCCGGGTGAAGGAGAGCATTGACGTGCTGGAG GAGCTGAAAATCCTGGTGGATTATGATGAGAAAGGCTACCTCCTGCAGATCTTCACCAAACCTATGCAGGACAGGCCTACACTCTTCCTGGAAGTCATCCAGCGCCACAACCACCAG GGTTTTGGAGCTGGCAACTTCAACTCGCTGTTCAAGGCTTTCGAGGAGGAGCAGGCGATCCGAGGCAACCTCACAGATCTGGAGACAAACGGGGAGGTGTCCGGCATGTAG